A stretch of the Ascaphus truei isolate aAscTru1 chromosome 4, aAscTru1.hap1, whole genome shotgun sequence genome encodes the following:
- the LOC142492968 gene encoding cystatin-like, producing the protein MAAGLYLCFSVALSLSLPSASVSSDVSVGAPEDINPNLPEVKKAASFAVNAYNKESKDEYLYKVLKIISAKAQYLAGINYILEVEIGRTQCKKGATKSAESCALIQSSNLAKKFLCRFEVYEVPLVIQKTLIKHSCKAK; encoded by the exons ATGGCTGCAGGTTTATACCTTTGTTTCAGTGTTGCACTGAGTTTATCTCTTCCGTCAGCTTCTGTATccagtgatgtcagtgttggaGCTCCAGAGGACATTAATCCCAACTTGCCAGAGGTTAAGAAAGCTGCTAGCTTTGCTGTGAATGCGTACAATAAAGAATCAAAGGATGAATACCTCTACAAAGTTCTGAAAATTATATCAGCCAAAGCCCAG TACCTTGCTGGAATAAATTATATCTTGGAAGTGGAAATTGGAAGGACACAGTGCAAGAAAGGCGCCACTAAAAGCGCCGAATCCTGTGCTTTGATTCAGAGCTCAAACCTGGCTAAG AAATTCCTGTGTCGCTTTGAAGTCTATGAAGTGCCATTAGTCATTCAGAAAACACTTATAAAACATTCCTGCAAGGCAAAGTGA